In the Mycolicibacter minnesotensis genome, TGGTCGGTGACCTTAGACGCACCCCATCTAGCTGCGGAAACCGCCAACATCCCAGCTCAGCGCATTAGGCTGTCGGTTGTGTCCGTCAAGCGGTTTCTTGCGGTGCCGGCCGAGGCCCAGACCCCGTACCGGCGCTCGCACTGCATCCCGGCTCGCAACCGCCATTACGCCGCGCGCTGGTCGCAGCGGCTGCGAATCCTCAAGCTGGCTGCCGGACTTGCCGCCTTCATCAGCGCGGGCTGGGGCATGCTCGAGATCTGGGTCGACCCGAAGTACTGGTGGATCGGCGCGATCAATCTGATTGCCGCGACCGCCTTGGCCCTGACCCCGCTGCTCTACCACTACGGAGAGCTCATCGCGCCGCTGGCCTTTGTCGGCATCGCCTACCTGACGACCACGATCGTGTGCTGGATGGTGGGAACCGGATCAGGCATCCAGTTCTACTTCCTGGCGGCGGCCTCCATCAGTGTGCTCATTCTGGGCGTCGACCGGATCAAACTCGCCGCCATCGTGGCAGGCATCGGGGCGGCACTGACCATCGCCCTGCAGTTTCTGGTCCCCGCCGACAACCTTCACCAGCCGGCCTGGCTGCACAACCTGTCGTTCGTGCTGGTCGTCGTCTCGGCCTGCTTCATGGTGGTGGCCACCGTGTGGTTCGCGCTGCGCGAGATCGCGCACGCCGAAGCGGCGATGGAAGCCGAGTACGAGCGTTCTGAAGCCCTGTTGGCCAATATCCTGCCCACGGCGGTCGCAGACCGACTGAAGAACCCGGCGATCGACGTGATCGCCGACAGCTATCCGGACGCCTCGGTGCTGTTCGCCGATATCGCCGACTTCACCCGGCGGGCCAGCCAGACCGACCCGGGCCAACTGGTCGGGTTCCTTAACGAGCTCTACAGCGGCTTGGACAGCCTCGTCGACCAGCACGGCCTGGAGAAGATCAAGACCAGTGGCGACTCCTACATGGTGGTCAGTGGCGTTCCCGACCCACGGCCGGACCACCTGAACGCGCTGGCACGGCTGGCACTCGACATCGCCGCCACCGTCGGCGAGTTACGCGACCCGATGGGCCGGCCGGTGTCGTTGCGGATCGGATTGGCCACCGGGCCGGTGGTCGCCGGGGTAGTCGGTAATCGCCGCTTCTTCTACGACGTGTGGGGTGACGCGGTAAACCTTGCCTCCCGCATGGAGTCCACCGGCGTCGCGAACCGCATCCAGGTCCCCCAAGATGTCAAGGACCGCCTGAACGACGACTTCGAGTTCGAGGAGCGCGGGGACGTCGATGTCAAAGGCAAGGGCAAGATGCGCACCTGGTTTCTGGTGGCCGCCCGGCCCCTCGCCTCGTACGGATCGGCGAGCCGTTCGCTGTCGGTGACCCCCGCACGGTGACCAGGCGCTTCGGCCGCCTTCGGTAGGGTGCCGAAATGGGTCGTCTCACAACGCTGAGGAGCGCAATGACAAGGCTTTTGGCTGTACTGGGCTCATTGGCCGGTCTGGCCACCACCATCAACGGCTATCGCCCCTTGACCAAGCGCGGTTATCCGTCGCTGTATGCGTTTGCCTTTGGTCTGTTCGCCTCGGAGCTGCCACTGCAGCTGATCGCCGGCCAGTCCGCGGCATTGGCGGCACTGTCGCGGTGGCTCTCACCGCAGGCGCGCCGGGCCGGATGGCTGCTGTCGGCCATCTCGTGGCTGGGCCTGCTGGGGCTGAACCATGCCGGGCGCACCAGCAATCGGCCGCTGACCGAGGCCCTGGATGCCGAACTCGGTGCGACTCGCCGCACCGACAGCAGCGGCCTATGGAAGCGACCGGGTCCCGACGCCGAGATCGCGAAGGCTCCCGGCGTGGCGCGCATGATGCGGGTCTATCGGGACTACGCCACCGACTCCGATATCCCCTACGGCGAATACGGCGGGCGCAACACCCTCGACATCTGGCGACACCGTGACCTCCCCCGCGACGGCCGGGCGCCGGTGCTGCTCCAGGTTCCCGGCGGTGCCTGGATGGTGGGAAGCAAACGCGGCCAAGCACATCCATTGATGGCGCACCTGGTGGAGCGAGGTTGGGTGTGTGTGTCGATCAACTATCGCCTCAGCCCGCGGTCCACCTGGCCTGACCACATCATCGACGTCAAGCGGGCGCTGGCCTGGACCAAAGCACACATCGCCGACTACGGCGGCGACCCGGACTGGGTGGCGGTGACCGGCGGCTCGGCGGGCGGACACCTGTGTGCCCTGACCGCGCTGACTGCGCATGATCCGCGATTTCAGCCGGGATTCGCCGACGCCGACACCAGTGTGCGGGCCGCGGTTCCGTTTTACGGGATCTACGACTTCACCGGGGAAACCGGACTT is a window encoding:
- a CDS encoding adenylate/guanylate cyclase domain-containing protein — protein: MSVKRFLAVPAEAQTPYRRSHCIPARNRHYAARWSQRLRILKLAAGLAAFISAGWGMLEIWVDPKYWWIGAINLIAATALALTPLLYHYGELIAPLAFVGIAYLTTTIVCWMVGTGSGIQFYFLAAASISVLILGVDRIKLAAIVAGIGAALTIALQFLVPADNLHQPAWLHNLSFVLVVVSACFMVVATVWFALREIAHAEAAMEAEYERSEALLANILPTAVADRLKNPAIDVIADSYPDASVLFADIADFTRRASQTDPGQLVGFLNELYSGLDSLVDQHGLEKIKTSGDSYMVVSGVPDPRPDHLNALARLALDIAATVGELRDPMGRPVSLRIGLATGPVVAGVVGNRRFFYDVWGDAVNLASRMESTGVANRIQVPQDVKDRLNDDFEFEERGDVDVKGKGKMRTWFLVAARPLASYGSASRSLSVTPAR
- a CDS encoding alpha/beta hydrolase; the encoded protein is MTRLLAVLGSLAGLATTINGYRPLTKRGYPSLYAFAFGLFASELPLQLIAGQSAALAALSRWLSPQARRAGWLLSAISWLGLLGLNHAGRTSNRPLTEALDAELGATRRTDSSGLWKRPGPDAEIAKAPGVARMMRVYRDYATDSDIPYGEYGGRNTLDIWRHRDLPRDGRAPVLLQVPGGAWMVGSKRGQAHPLMAHLVERGWVCVSINYRLSPRSTWPDHIIDVKRALAWTKAHIADYGGDPDWVAVTGGSAGGHLCALTALTAHDPRFQPGFADADTSVRAAVPFYGIYDFTGETGLHPLLTPALGAYVFKQSRRRFPDTYRDASPTSYICADAPPFFVLHGRNDSLVPVEQGRAFSTRLREASSNPVVYAELPLAQHAFDIFGSPRAAHTAVAVEQFLTEIYDRHSQHVITSR